The proteins below are encoded in one region of Silene latifolia isolate original U9 population chromosome 2, ASM4854445v1, whole genome shotgun sequence:
- the LOC141642476 gene encoding methylenetetrahydrofolate reductase (NADH) 2-like: MKVIEKIRAAEAENKILFSFEYFPPKTDDGVDNLFERMERMVSHNPSFCDITWGAGGSTADLTLDIANRMQNVVCVETMMHLTCTNMPVDKIDHALDNIKANGLQNVLALRGDPPHGQDKFVQVQGGFACALDLVNHMRKKYGDYFGITVAGYPEAHPDAIEANGLATPESYASDLAYLKQKVDAGADLIVTQLFYDTDNFLKFVNDCRQIGIKCPIVPGIMPINNYKGFIRMTGFCKTKIPQEVTDALEPIKDNEEAVKAYGVHLGTEMCKKILASGIKQLHLYTLNMEKSALGILLNLGLIEESKIQRPLPWKRPANVNRVKEDVRPIFWANRPKSYITRTKAWDQYPHGRWGDARNASYGALSDHQFMRPRARDKKLQEEWVVPLKSVDDLNEMFKNFCLGKLKSNPWSELDGLQPETKIIDEKLGNINAKGFLTINSQPAVNGEKSDSPTVGWGGPGGYVYQKAYVELFCSKEKLNSLVEKCKALTSITYMAINKAGDWISNVGQTDVNAVTWGVFPAKEIIQPTVVDPVSFMVWKDEAFEIWSRSWASLYPEGDLSKTLLEEVQGSYYLVSLVDNDYVNGDLFSVFSDA, encoded by the exons ATGAAGGTAATTGAGAAAATTCGAGCAGCAGAAGCCGAAAACAAGATCTTATTCTCCTTCGAATACTTCCCACCTAAAACCGACGATGGTGTCGACAATCTGTTCGAAAGAATGGAAAGAATGGTTTCACATAACCCTTCATTTTGCGACATTACGTGGGGTGCTGGTGGATCTACTGCCGATCTTACTCTCGATATCGCGAATCGAATGCAGAATGTTGTTTGTGTTGAAACAATGATGCATCTTACTTGTACTAATATGCCTGTTGATAAAATTGATCATGCTTTGGATAATATTAAGGCTAATGGTTTGCAAAATGTACTTGCTCTTCGTGGCGATCCGCCTCATGGTCAGGATAAGTTTGTTCAAGTTCAAGGAGGATTCGCTTGTGCTCTTGATCTT GTGAATCATATGAGGAAGAAGTATGGTGATTACTTTGGGATAACTGTTGCTGGTTATCCAG AGGCTCATCCTGATGCTATTGAAGCTAATGGTTTGGCTACCCCAGAATCTTATGCCAGTGATCTTGCTTACTTGAAGCAAAAG GTTGACGCTGGTGCAGATCTTATTGTTACTCAGCTGTTTTATGACACTGATAATTTTCTAAAGTTTGTAAACGATTGCCGTCAAATTGGAATCAAATGTCCAATTGTGCCTGGCATTATGCCTATCAATAACTACAAAGGTTTTATAAGGATGACTGGTTTCTGTAAAACAAAG ATTCCTCAAGAGGTCACAGATGCGTTGGAGCCAATTAAGGACAATGAAGAAGCTGTGAAAGCTTATGGTGTTCACCTTGGAACCGAAATGTGCAAGAAAATTCTGGCCAGTGGAATTAAACAACTGCATCTCTATACTTTGAACATGGAGAAGTCTGCATTAGGCATATTGCTG AATCTTGGATTGATAGAAGAATCCAAAATTCAAAGACCATTGCCTTGGAAACGACCAGCAAATGTAAATCGTGTCAAGGAAGATGTTCGGCCCATATTTTG GGCTAACCGTCCAAAAAGCTACATCACACGAACAAAGGCTTGGGATCAATACCCACATGGGCGATGGGGCGATGCTCGCAATGCTTCTTATGGAGCATTAAGTGACCATCAG TTTATGAGACCACGTGCACGTGATAAGAAGCTTCAAGAAGAGTGGGTTGTCCCATTGAAAAGTGTTGATGATTTAAACGAG ATGTTCAAGAACTTCTGCCTTGGTAAGCTGAAAAGCAATCCTTGGTCTGAACTTGATGGTCTTCAGCCAGAAACTAAAATCATTGATGAAAAACTGGGAAACATTAACGCCAAGGGCTTTCTCACCATCAATAGCCAACCAGCAGTTAACGGAGAAAAATCTGACTCCCCCACTGTTG GATGGGGAGGGCCTGGTGGATATGTATATCAGAAGGCATACGTGGAGTTGTTTTGCTCAAAGGAGAAGTTGAACTCCCTTGTTGAGAAATGCAAAGCTCTCACATCGATCACCTACATGGCCATCAACAAAGCAGGGGATTGGATCTCAAATGTCGGCCAAACCGACGTAAATGCTGTGACATGGGGTGTTTTCCCTGCCAAGGAAATTATCCAACCAACTGTTGTTGACCCTGTCAGTTTCATGGTTTGGAAAGATGAGGCTTTTGAAATTTGGTCCAGATCTTGGGCTAGCCTATATCCAGAGGGTGACTTATCCAAGACTCTACTTGAAGAG GTACAAGGCAGCTACTACTTGGTGAGCTTGGTCGATAATGACTACGTCAACGGTGATTTGTTCTCTGTTTTCTCAGATGCCTGA